In the genome of Drosophila pseudoobscura strain MV-25-SWS-2005 chromosome 3, UCI_Dpse_MV25, whole genome shotgun sequence, one region contains:
- the lig gene encoding protein lingerer isoform X8 codes for MSTQTRSGGGGGGGGNSRSQKKSNSANVGGGTAHDAAPHAAANKKGDANKTDKPEKAQPKATTEQLRIAQITNSTTEDPQINEKVTLLLTMTQRSEEEVCCALNECDYDLEAAANFLIEELPQGAFAKYEKKRKRPASTAADGAAGDGEWADGNANADKRENTRNRSSNRGGGRGGTDSRGWRGRETRENERNTRESRGGGGERGGERGDDRANDNYRGQRNGGRSAPGGGGGRGGGFVSRSGRGGGRMGGRSSGPRGDRTSGSGGFGAGRSSNANEDHHEVELWDNTIAQNAEKQQPGQDDSWGDWNNEEYEGSLKDSKVFTTSNLSTQTAAAVVSGGGAGAGAASSTGSGGELSAPPGLEHHLGSSALAQQGSHLVSSVAVGTSVEDNSGSSGPPATPPSALSGSATTPLLQYSAAVSNPPPQMQSQGTQHSSGGGTAAGGGGSASSSFVSAASDTFTSAASAAATLVQQAQQQQQLQQTTPIKPSATLSVEQSQYFNSLASQGVSPGSAAVQPTPAGYAPSSATAYSQTSTSVGGGGGVGGSPYPSTYANVFGSTAGDQSQQQTQVRRARVKLPPPSKIPATAVEMPGDNALNNIGYLDVQFGALDFGTDDSFDSMPEKFNASVEQQQQQQDDYQSKSQQQQQQSTLTAGLQSSQIGDALSAAGYAARSTAQQQQQSASSTVASNALDQLTKNDPYGQASSAGSAYQNAYQSSAASKANSAYQTSAQGGYSSSSYANVQSSVANSYQQQGYGSYQPNVNSYQQQQTVAGTQPSVGGVVPGSGSASTQNIPVGGSASQNSSSGNASSAYLTSGYSTPQSAYQSSQSVYGNSSGFAGSASNASSQYASFGTSAKLKDASTASGAAHYDSVSTSSGVSSSSGSTGNGAAGAVSGQPGVNQASVSNNNNVSGSSSNSNVTAGVTSGNVAGGGVSQSGQGYYDLNYTPTSLGAGRDNLGSVAYSTMTDGRFARTDNNSSPVSNVSSTMSQQAGSSAPMLNVPYAYFYGGNVMPGGFQYGTPAIYPQQIPTANTASGGQFPKPSYSAGYGSTNYDTLSQTTQDYSKGGYSTSVNQQTKTQTVSNQPQAGTASDLTSSMYGKGHVALNKVNSYEKQSFHSGTPPPFNMANTQTAGGTSAQPYGMYLPMPAAGHHNMIHQPIHQMDGRIHSSSRRDSNSAGQRQQSSSQSKSAGKQGYSPSYWTGQN; via the exons ATGAGCACACAAACTCGTtcaggcggcggtggcggaggaggcggcaACAGTCGCAGCCAGAAAAAGTCAAATTCCGCCAATGTTGGCGGGGGCACGGCCCACGATGCAGCCCCACATGCAGCAGCGAACAAGAAAGGCGACGCTAATAAGACAGATAAACCAGAGAAGGCCCAGCCCAAGGCCACCACGGAACAGTTGCGCATCGCCCAGATTACCAACAGCACCACAGAGGATCCACAGATCAACGAAAAGGTTACCCTCTTACTGACCATGACTCAACGTTCCGAGGAGGAGGTGTGTTGCGCCCTCAACGAGTGCGACTACGACTtggaagcagcagccaacTTCTTGATCGAGGAGCTCCCTCAG GGCGCCTTTGCCAAGTACGAGAAGAAGCGGAAGAGGCCTGCAAGCACTGCTGCCGATGGTGCCGCTGGCGATGGTGAGTGGGCCGATGGCAATGCAAATGCGGACAAGCGCGAAAATACCCGGAACCGCAGCTCGAACCGCGGTGGCGGACGCGGCGGCACTGACAGCCGTGGAT GGCGCGGCAGAGAGACCCGCGAGAACGAGCGCAACACTCGCGAATCTCGCGGCGGCGGTGGGGAACGCGGCGGTGAACGTGGTGATGACCGGGCAAACGACAACTATCGCGGCCAGCGCAACGGCGGACGAAGTGCGCCTGGAGGCGGTGGTGGACGCGGCGGCGGCTTCGTTTCACGCTCTGGACGCGGAGGAGGTCGCATGGGAGGTCGTAGCAGTGGCCCACGCGGAGATCGCAccagtggcagcggtggcTTTGGAGCAGGACGCAGTAGTAATGCCAACGAGGACCACCACGAGGTTGAGCTCTGGGACAACACCATTGCGCAGAATgccgagaagcagcagcctGGCCAAGACGATTCCTGGGGCGACTGGAACAACGAGGAGTACGAGGGCTCCCTCAAGGACAGCAAAGTGTTCACCACCAGCAATCTGTCCACACAGACGGCCGCCGCCGTGGTCAGCGGAGgaggtgccggtgccggtgcagCATCAAGTACTGGATCTGGGGGCGAGCTTTCGGCCCCGCCAGGACTGGAGCATCATCTGGGCAGCAGTGCCCTGGCCCAACAAGGATCTCATCTGGTATCGTCGGTCGCAGTGGGAACAAGTGTCGAAGACAACAGTGGTAGCAGTGGGCCGCCGGCAACACCGCCGTCAGCGCTGTCGGGCTCGGCCACCACGCCGCTCCTGCAGTACAGCGCCGCTGTCAGCAATCCACCGCCCCAGATGCAGTCGCAGGGCACGCAGCACAGCAGCGGCGGAGGCACTGCCGCTGGTGGTGGGGGCAGCGCTTCATCATCCTTCGTATCCGCCGCATCAGACACATTCACAAGCGCCGCCTCGGCAGCAGCCACGTTAGTGcagcaggcccagcagcagcaacagcttcAGCAGACGACTCCCATAAAGCCGTCGGCTACCCTTTCGGTGGAGCAATCTCAGTATTTCAACTCCCTGGCCAGCCAGGGCGTTAGTCCCGGATCCGCTGCCGTGCAGCCAACGCCAGCTGGATATGCCCCAAGCTCTGCCACCGCCTACTCCCAGACGAGTACGAGCgtgggtggcggtgggggcGTGGGTGGCAGCCCGTACCCCAGCACGTATGCGAATGTGTTTGGCTCGACAGCTGGTGatcagtcgcagcagcagacgcaggTGAGGAGGGCACGCGTCAAGCTGCCGCCTCCCTCGAAGATCCCGGCGACCGCGGTGGAGATGCCCGGCGACAATGCCCTGAACAACATTGGCTACCTGGATGTGCAATTCGGTGCTCTGGACTTTGGCACGGACGACAGCTTCGACTCAATGCCAGAGAAGTTCAACGCGAGcgtcgagcagcagcagcagcagcaggacgacTATCAGAGCAAgtctcagcagcagcagcagcagtcgactCTGACAGCGGGCCTGCAAAGTTCTCAAATT GGTGATGCCTTAAGTGCTGCCGGCTATGCGGCCCGTTCAACggcgcagcaacagcagcagagtgcTAGCTCGACTGTCGCCAGCAACGCCCTGGATCAACTGACCAAGAACGATCCATACGGGCAGGCAAGCAGTGCGGGCAGTGCCTATCAGAATGCGTACCAGAGCAGTGCGGCCAGTAAGGCGAACAGTGCCTACCAGACGTCGGCGCAGGGGGGCTACAGCAGCTCCAGCTATGCGAATGTCCAGTCGTCGGTGGCGAACAGCTACCAGCAGCAGGGGTATGGCTCGTACCAGCCAAATGTCAACtcctaccagcagcagcagactgtCGCCGGGACGCAGCCTTCCGTGGGTGGTGTTGTGCCCGGAAGTGGGTCAGCGTCAACGCAAAACATTCCGGTCGGAGGAAGTGCCAGCCAGAACAGCTCCAG CGGTAATGCCAGCTCCGCGTATCTCACATCGGGATACTCGACGCCACAAAGCGCTTACCAGTCCAGCCAGAGTGTCTATGGCAACAGTAGCGG GTTTGCTGGCAGCGCGAGCAACGCGTCTTCGCAGTACGCCAGCTTTGGTACCAGCGCCAAGCTCAAGGATGCCTCTACAGCCAGCGGCGCCGCGCACTACGACAG TGTGTCGACGAGCAGCGGCGtgagtagcagcagcggcagcacggGCAACGGAGCGGCAGGAGCCGTGAGTGGGCAGCCAGGGGTTAACCAGGCGTCTGTGTCGAACA ATAACAATGtgagcggcagcagctccaacagcaACGTGACGGCGGGCGTGACCAGCGGCAATGTGGCCGGAGGAGGCGTCAGCCAGAGCGGC CAGGGATATTACGATCTGAACTACACGCCAACCAGCCTGGGAGCGGGACGCGACAATCTCGGATCTGTGGCGTACTCAACCATGACTGACGGACGCTTTGCCCGCACCGACAATAACTCCAGTCCAGTAAGCAAT GTGTCTAGCACAATGTCTCAACAGGCGGGCTCAAGTGCACCCATGCTGAATGTTCCTTATGCCTATTTCTATGGTGGCAATGTGATGCCTGGTGGTTTCCAGTACGGCACACCTGCCATTTATCCA CAACAAATACCGACGGCAAACACGGCATCCGGTGGACAGTTCCCGAAGCCATCGTACAGTGCGGGCTACGGCTCAACCAACTACGACACCCTCTCACAGACCACACAGGATTACAGCAAGGGCGGCTACTCGACGAGCGTGAATCAACAAACGAAAACCCAGACGGTTTCCAACCAGCCGCAGGCGGGCACTGCCTCAGACCTGACCTCATCGATGTACGGCAAGGGCCACGTGGCGCTGAACAAGGTTAAT TCGTATGAGAAGCAGAGTTTCCACTCGGGCACACCGCCACCGTTCAACATGGCCAACACGCAGACAGCGGGCGGTACCTCGGCCCAGCCGTACGGCATGTACTTGCCGATGCCAGCAGCCGGACACCACAATATGATACATCAGCCCATACACCAG ATGGACGGCAGGATTCATAGCTCATCCCGCCGG GACTCGAACAGCGCCGGCCAGCGCCAGCAGTCGAGCAGCCAGTCCAAGTCGGCCGGCAAGCAGGGCTACTCGCCCTCGTACTGGACCGGACAGAACTAG
- the lig gene encoding protein lingerer isoform X4, producing MSTQTRSGGGGGGGGNSRSQKKSNSANVGGGTAHDAAPHAAANKKGDANKTDKPEKAQPKATTEQLRIAQITNSTTEDPQINEKVTLLLTMTQRSEEEVCCALNECDYDLEAAANFLIEELPQGAFAKYEKKRKRPASTAADGAAGDGEWADGNANADKRENTRNRSSNRGGGRGGTDSRGWRGRETRENERNTRESRGGGGERGGERGDDRANDNYRGQRNGGRSAPGGGGGRGGGFVSRSGRGGGRMGGRSSGPRGDRTSGSGGFGAGRSSNANEDHHEVELWDNTIAQNAEKQQPGQDDSWGDWNNEEYEGSLKDSKVFTTSNLSTQTAAAVVSGGGAGAGAASSTGSGGELSAPPGLEHHLGSSALAQQGSHLVSSVAVGTSVEDNSGSSGPPATPPSALSGSATTPLLQYSAAVSNPPPQMQSQGTQHSSGGGTAAGGGGSASSSFVSAASDTFTSAASAAATLVQQAQQQQQLQQTTPIKPSATLSVEQSQYFNSLASQGVSPGSAAVQPTPAGYAPSSATAYSQTSTSVGGGGGVGGSPYPSTYANVFGSTAGDQSQQQTQVRRARVKLPPPSKIPATAVEMPGDNALNNIGYLDVQFGALDFGTDDSFDSMPEKFNASVEQQQQQQDDYQSKSQQQQQQSTLTAGLQSSQIGDALSAAGYAARSTAQQQQQSASSTVASNALDQLTKNDPYGQASSAGSAYQNAYQSSAASKANSAYQTSAQGGYSSSSYANVQSSVANSYQQQGYGSYQPNVNSYQQQQTVAGTQPSVGGVVPGSGSASTQNIPVGGSASQNSSSGNASSAYLTSGYSTPQSAYQSSQSVYGNSSGFAGSASNASSQYASFGTSAKLKDASTASGAAHYDSVSTSSGVSSSSGSTGNGAAGAVSGQPGVNQASVSNNNNVSGSSSNSNVTAGVTSGNVAGGGVSQSGVSSGGVGVAGGSGSASSVGVNVNNNNAGSVGGAAVAAQTAAGTAAVLASLTNKNSSSSNSSGSGVGGGATTAGGVGGASTGSGVGAGSGAGSGGGGGSGSGLVPTNIQMVSQYIQTGLPYYQQPVYSYEELQMMQQRVPHVQGYYDLNYTPTSLGAGRDNLGSVAYSTMTDGRFARTDNNSSPVSNVSSTMSQQAGSSAPMLNVPYAYFYGGNVMPGGFQYGTPAIYPQQIPTANTASGGQFPKPSYSAGYGSTNYDTLSQTTQDYSKGGYSTSVNQQTKTQTVSNQPQAGTASDLTSSMYGKGHVALNKSYEKQSFHSGTPPPFNMANTQTAGGTSAQPYGMYLPMPAAGHHNMIHQPIHQDSNSAGQRQQSSSQSKSAGKQGYSPSYWTGQN from the exons ATGAGCACACAAACTCGTtcaggcggcggtggcggaggaggcggcaACAGTCGCAGCCAGAAAAAGTCAAATTCCGCCAATGTTGGCGGGGGCACGGCCCACGATGCAGCCCCACATGCAGCAGCGAACAAGAAAGGCGACGCTAATAAGACAGATAAACCAGAGAAGGCCCAGCCCAAGGCCACCACGGAACAGTTGCGCATCGCCCAGATTACCAACAGCACCACAGAGGATCCACAGATCAACGAAAAGGTTACCCTCTTACTGACCATGACTCAACGTTCCGAGGAGGAGGTGTGTTGCGCCCTCAACGAGTGCGACTACGACTtggaagcagcagccaacTTCTTGATCGAGGAGCTCCCTCAG GGCGCCTTTGCCAAGTACGAGAAGAAGCGGAAGAGGCCTGCAAGCACTGCTGCCGATGGTGCCGCTGGCGATGGTGAGTGGGCCGATGGCAATGCAAATGCGGACAAGCGCGAAAATACCCGGAACCGCAGCTCGAACCGCGGTGGCGGACGCGGCGGCACTGACAGCCGTGGAT GGCGCGGCAGAGAGACCCGCGAGAACGAGCGCAACACTCGCGAATCTCGCGGCGGCGGTGGGGAACGCGGCGGTGAACGTGGTGATGACCGGGCAAACGACAACTATCGCGGCCAGCGCAACGGCGGACGAAGTGCGCCTGGAGGCGGTGGTGGACGCGGCGGCGGCTTCGTTTCACGCTCTGGACGCGGAGGAGGTCGCATGGGAGGTCGTAGCAGTGGCCCACGCGGAGATCGCAccagtggcagcggtggcTTTGGAGCAGGACGCAGTAGTAATGCCAACGAGGACCACCACGAGGTTGAGCTCTGGGACAACACCATTGCGCAGAATgccgagaagcagcagcctGGCCAAGACGATTCCTGGGGCGACTGGAACAACGAGGAGTACGAGGGCTCCCTCAAGGACAGCAAAGTGTTCACCACCAGCAATCTGTCCACACAGACGGCCGCCGCCGTGGTCAGCGGAGgaggtgccggtgccggtgcagCATCAAGTACTGGATCTGGGGGCGAGCTTTCGGCCCCGCCAGGACTGGAGCATCATCTGGGCAGCAGTGCCCTGGCCCAACAAGGATCTCATCTGGTATCGTCGGTCGCAGTGGGAACAAGTGTCGAAGACAACAGTGGTAGCAGTGGGCCGCCGGCAACACCGCCGTCAGCGCTGTCGGGCTCGGCCACCACGCCGCTCCTGCAGTACAGCGCCGCTGTCAGCAATCCACCGCCCCAGATGCAGTCGCAGGGCACGCAGCACAGCAGCGGCGGAGGCACTGCCGCTGGTGGTGGGGGCAGCGCTTCATCATCCTTCGTATCCGCCGCATCAGACACATTCACAAGCGCCGCCTCGGCAGCAGCCACGTTAGTGcagcaggcccagcagcagcaacagcttcAGCAGACGACTCCCATAAAGCCGTCGGCTACCCTTTCGGTGGAGCAATCTCAGTATTTCAACTCCCTGGCCAGCCAGGGCGTTAGTCCCGGATCCGCTGCCGTGCAGCCAACGCCAGCTGGATATGCCCCAAGCTCTGCCACCGCCTACTCCCAGACGAGTACGAGCgtgggtggcggtgggggcGTGGGTGGCAGCCCGTACCCCAGCACGTATGCGAATGTGTTTGGCTCGACAGCTGGTGatcagtcgcagcagcagacgcaggTGAGGAGGGCACGCGTCAAGCTGCCGCCTCCCTCGAAGATCCCGGCGACCGCGGTGGAGATGCCCGGCGACAATGCCCTGAACAACATTGGCTACCTGGATGTGCAATTCGGTGCTCTGGACTTTGGCACGGACGACAGCTTCGACTCAATGCCAGAGAAGTTCAACGCGAGcgtcgagcagcagcagcagcagcaggacgacTATCAGAGCAAgtctcagcagcagcagcagcagtcgactCTGACAGCGGGCCTGCAAAGTTCTCAAATT GGTGATGCCTTAAGTGCTGCCGGCTATGCGGCCCGTTCAACggcgcagcaacagcagcagagtgcTAGCTCGACTGTCGCCAGCAACGCCCTGGATCAACTGACCAAGAACGATCCATACGGGCAGGCAAGCAGTGCGGGCAGTGCCTATCAGAATGCGTACCAGAGCAGTGCGGCCAGTAAGGCGAACAGTGCCTACCAGACGTCGGCGCAGGGGGGCTACAGCAGCTCCAGCTATGCGAATGTCCAGTCGTCGGTGGCGAACAGCTACCAGCAGCAGGGGTATGGCTCGTACCAGCCAAATGTCAACtcctaccagcagcagcagactgtCGCCGGGACGCAGCCTTCCGTGGGTGGTGTTGTGCCCGGAAGTGGGTCAGCGTCAACGCAAAACATTCCGGTCGGAGGAAGTGCCAGCCAGAACAGCTCCAG CGGTAATGCCAGCTCCGCGTATCTCACATCGGGATACTCGACGCCACAAAGCGCTTACCAGTCCAGCCAGAGTGTCTATGGCAACAGTAGCGG GTTTGCTGGCAGCGCGAGCAACGCGTCTTCGCAGTACGCCAGCTTTGGTACCAGCGCCAAGCTCAAGGATGCCTCTACAGCCAGCGGCGCCGCGCACTACGACAG TGTGTCGACGAGCAGCGGCGtgagtagcagcagcggcagcacggGCAACGGAGCGGCAGGAGCCGTGAGTGGGCAGCCAGGGGTTAACCAGGCGTCTGTGTCGAACA ATAACAATGtgagcggcagcagctccaacagcaACGTGACGGCGGGCGTGACCAGCGGCAATGTGGCCGGAGGAGGCGTCAGCCAGAGCGGCGTAAGTAGcggcggcgtgggcgtggccggtGGCAGCGGTAGTGCGTCCAGCGTCGGTGTGAATgtgaacaacaacaatgccgGCTCGGTGGGAGGAGCGGCGGTCGCTGCCCAAACAGCTGCCGGCACCGCAGCAGTGCTGGCCTCGCTGACCAACAagaatagcagcagcagtaacagcagcggcagcggcgttGGCGGTGGCGCCACAACAGCTGGTGGCGTCGGAGGCGCAAGCACCGGCAGTGGCGTCGGCGctggttctggtgctggtagtggtggtggcggtggcagcggcagcggcttgGTGCCCACCAACATCCAAATGGTTAGTCAATATATTCAGACTGGATTGCCATACTATCAGCAACCAGTTTATTCCTACGAGGAATTACAAATGATGCAACAGAGAGTGCCACATGTG CAGGGATATTACGATCTGAACTACACGCCAACCAGCCTGGGAGCGGGACGCGACAATCTCGGATCTGTGGCGTACTCAACCATGACTGACGGACGCTTTGCCCGCACCGACAATAACTCCAGTCCAGTAAGCAAT GTGTCTAGCACAATGTCTCAACAGGCGGGCTCAAGTGCACCCATGCTGAATGTTCCTTATGCCTATTTCTATGGTGGCAATGTGATGCCTGGTGGTTTCCAGTACGGCACACCTGCCATTTATCCA CAACAAATACCGACGGCAAACACGGCATCCGGTGGACAGTTCCCGAAGCCATCGTACAGTGCGGGCTACGGCTCAACCAACTACGACACCCTCTCACAGACCACACAGGATTACAGCAAGGGCGGCTACTCGACGAGCGTGAATCAACAAACGAAAACCCAGACGGTTTCCAACCAGCCGCAGGCGGGCACTGCCTCAGACCTGACCTCATCGATGTACGGCAAGGGCCACGTGGCGCTGAACAAG TCGTATGAGAAGCAGAGTTTCCACTCGGGCACACCGCCACCGTTCAACATGGCCAACACGCAGACAGCGGGCGGTACCTCGGCCCAGCCGTACGGCATGTACTTGCCGATGCCAGCAGCCGGACACCACAATATGATACATCAGCCCATACACCAG GACTCGAACAGCGCCGGCCAGCGCCAGCAGTCGAGCAGCCAGTCCAAGTCGGCCGGCAAGCAGGGCTACTCGCCCTCGTACTGGACCGGACAGAACTAG